A single Microbacterium protaetiae DNA region contains:
- the lexA gene encoding transcriptional repressor LexA — protein MGDASQDAAAVASRENKPRRQTRRRKSLSDKQMAILEVIQRSITRHGYPPSMREIGDAVGLKSLSSVTHQLNQLELSGYLRRDAGKTRAMEILIDLPGASTENPADTVPAVGDAALVPLVGQIAAGVPITAEQQIEEIFPLPRQLVGKGDLFMLKVQGESMIDAAICSGDWVVVRSQNTAENGDIVAAMLDGEATVKTFRQRDGHTWLLPRNSAFEPILGDDAVVLGKVVAVLRAI, from the coding sequence ATGGGCGATGCATCTCAGGACGCCGCGGCGGTGGCGTCACGCGAGAACAAGCCACGGCGGCAGACGCGGCGGCGCAAGAGCCTGAGCGACAAGCAGATGGCCATTCTCGAGGTGATCCAGCGCTCCATCACCCGGCATGGGTATCCGCCGAGCATGCGTGAGATCGGCGATGCGGTCGGGCTGAAGTCGCTGTCGAGCGTGACCCACCAGCTCAACCAACTCGAGTTGAGCGGTTACCTGCGCCGCGACGCGGGGAAGACGCGCGCGATGGAGATCCTCATCGACCTTCCCGGCGCGTCGACCGAGAACCCCGCCGACACCGTTCCCGCCGTCGGCGACGCGGCGCTGGTGCCTCTGGTGGGCCAGATCGCGGCGGGCGTGCCGATCACCGCCGAGCAGCAGATCGAAGAGATCTTCCCCCTGCCGCGTCAACTCGTGGGCAAGGGTGACCTCTTCATGCTCAAGGTGCAGGGCGAGTCGATGATCGACGCGGCCATCTGCTCGGGCGACTGGGTCGTCGTCCGCTCGCAGAACACGGCAGAGAACGGCGACATCGTCGCCGCGATGCTCGATGGCGAGGCGACGGTGAAGACCTTCCGGCAGCGCGATGGGCACACCTGGCTCCTCCCCCGCAACTCGGCTTTCGAGCCGATCCTCGGCGACGACGCCGTGGTGCTGGGCAAGGTCGTGGCGGTACTGCGCGCCATCTGA
- a CDS encoding LysM peptidoglycan-binding domain-containing protein, translating into MVTIAPTAPTATRLRVTRRGRRVLAALVALPVAAAIAAAAISSGSALASRDAGAPSGTFTTVTVSAGDSLWGIAQRIAPEADPRDVVDAIVRLNALDGVSITPGEQLSVPQEYAPAR; encoded by the coding sequence ATGGTCACCATCGCCCCGACGGCACCGACCGCCACTCGACTGCGGGTCACACGCCGCGGCCGTCGCGTTCTCGCCGCACTCGTCGCCCTCCCGGTCGCGGCCGCCATCGCGGCGGCGGCGATCAGCTCGGGGTCGGCTTTGGCCTCTCGCGACGCGGGTGCCCCGTCGGGCACGTTCACGACCGTGACGGTGTCGGCGGGCGATTCGCTGTGGGGCATCGCCCAGCGCATCGCCCCTGAGGCAGACCCGCGCGACGTGGTCGATGCGATAGTGCGGTTGAACGCACTCGACGGTGTGTCGATCACCCCAGGCGAGCAGTTGTCCGTTCCGCAGGAATACGCGCCCGCGCGGTGA
- a CDS encoding histidinol-phosphate transaminase: MSPYGAPQARVPVALNVNENTHPVPKEVADDILDAVALALRDVNRYPDREFTQLREAFAEYLGHGLTREQLWAANGSNEVLQQVLQAFAGPGRTVFGFAPTYSMYPLLARGIGSRWVAGERGVDFTLDADSAAAQVAEAHPDVVLLCSPNNPTGTPMPIDVIERVYESTDGIVVVDEAYWEFAPRDERSALTLLPGRERLVVSRTMSKAFAFAGARVGYLAADPTVADALRLVRLPYHLSALTQAAAVAALAHAPTMLATVDDIVAQRDRISATLEALGYKPFESWTNFVLFGGVEDPAATWQGLYERGVLVRDVGLPRTLRVSAGTEEETSAFLDALASIDSAS; encoded by the coding sequence ATGAGCCCCTACGGCGCGCCGCAGGCGCGTGTGCCGGTGGCGCTGAACGTGAACGAGAACACGCATCCGGTTCCCAAAGAGGTCGCCGACGACATCCTCGATGCCGTGGCGCTCGCGCTGCGGGATGTGAACCGCTATCCCGACCGCGAGTTCACCCAGCTGCGCGAGGCGTTCGCCGAATACTTGGGGCATGGGTTGACCCGCGAGCAGCTGTGGGCCGCCAACGGGTCGAATGAGGTTCTGCAGCAGGTTCTGCAGGCCTTCGCGGGACCGGGCCGCACGGTCTTCGGCTTCGCGCCGACGTACTCGATGTACCCGCTGCTGGCCCGCGGCATCGGCAGCCGGTGGGTGGCGGGGGAGCGCGGCGTCGATTTCACACTCGATGCCGACTCGGCCGCTGCGCAGGTGGCCGAGGCGCACCCCGACGTGGTGTTGCTGTGCTCACCGAACAATCCGACCGGCACCCCGATGCCCATCGACGTGATCGAGCGCGTGTACGAGTCCACCGACGGCATCGTTGTGGTCGACGAGGCGTACTGGGAGTTCGCGCCGCGCGACGAGCGCTCGGCACTGACGCTGTTGCCTGGCCGAGAGCGGTTGGTCGTCTCGCGCACGATGAGCAAGGCGTTCGCCTTCGCCGGGGCGCGCGTGGGCTATCTGGCGGCCGATCCGACCGTCGCCGACGCACTGCGCTTGGTCCGGCTGCCGTATCACCTCAGCGCGCTGACACAGGCGGCGGCAGTGGCGGCGCTGGCGCACGCGCCGACGATGCTCGCCACGGTCGATGACATCGTCGCCCAGCGCGACCGCATCTCGGCGACCCTCGAGGCGCTGGGCTACAAACCGTTCGAGTCATGGACGAACTTCGTGCTCTTCGGAGGTGTCGAAGACCCGGCTGCCACCTGGCAGGGGCTCTACGAGCGCGGCGTGCTGGTGCGCGACGTCGGCCTGCCGCGCACGCTGCGGGTCAGTGCCGGAACCGAGGAGGAGACCAGCGCGTTCCTGGACGCATTGGCCTCGATAGACTCGGCCTCATGA
- the metE gene encoding 5-methyltetrahydropteroyltriglutamate--homocysteine S-methyltransferase, whose product MTAFPAGTILGYPRIGRRRELKRAVEAHWAGTLDEAALETTAADLRRATRERLAELGLGKDDSSIPESFSYYDQVLDAAVAVGALPDRFADVRESDGSIGLRAYFAAARGDSAHAPLEMTKWFDTNYHYLVPEIAPDTVFARSGDRFVRQVAEARAEGFTTRPVVVGPVTLLALAKPAEGAPDGFSPLDRLDDLLPVYVELLSALRAAGAEWVQLDEPALVSETLDTTSADLARAAERAYAVLGGATDRPQVLVASGYAQLSNESWRALAAAPIEAIAVDLTRGGVPEPLPGLQAKTLVGGVIEGRNIWRGDLERAWTTLERLGGLGAAGVAVGTSTSLQHVPHDVADEPDLDPRLASWLAFADQKVDQVAILARGLVTDRTQIENELNAATAALADRTAADGVRDGAVRPRAAALDATAFTRGPQEERDAAQEALGLPLLPTTTIGSFPQTGEIRRARAAHDRGELSAADYEDVLRLEITSVIGLQEELGLDVLVHGEPERNDMVQYFAENLDGFAVTRNGWVQSYGSRATRPSILWGDVSRPAPITVRWSQFAQDLSEKPVKGMLTGPVTILAWSFVRDDQPLATTANQVALALRDEIADLEAAGIRIIQVDEPALRELLPLKKSDQPAYLDWSVASFRLATAGADAATQVHTHLCYSEFGVVIDAISALDADVTSIEAARSRGEVIADIAESGFARGIGPGVYDIHSPRVPQVDEIVDLLEQAVAALPVRRVWVNPDCGLKTRAYPETVAALGNLVAAAERVREGRLVQV is encoded by the coding sequence ATGACCGCATTCCCCGCCGGGACGATCCTCGGCTACCCCCGCATCGGCCGCCGCCGCGAGCTCAAGCGTGCCGTGGAGGCGCACTGGGCCGGCACCCTCGACGAAGCCGCGCTCGAGACGACGGCCGCTGATCTACGCAGGGCCACCCGCGAGCGTCTGGCCGAGCTTGGCCTCGGCAAGGACGACTCGTCGATCCCTGAGTCGTTCTCCTACTACGACCAGGTGCTCGACGCGGCGGTGGCTGTCGGGGCGTTGCCCGACCGCTTCGCCGACGTGCGCGAGAGCGACGGCTCGATCGGTCTGCGCGCGTACTTCGCCGCCGCGCGCGGCGACAGCGCGCACGCGCCGCTGGAGATGACGAAGTGGTTCGACACGAACTACCACTACCTCGTTCCCGAGATCGCCCCCGATACCGTGTTCGCGCGCTCGGGCGATCGGTTCGTGCGGCAGGTCGCCGAGGCGCGTGCCGAGGGATTCACCACGCGTCCTGTCGTGGTCGGCCCGGTCACGCTGCTCGCGCTGGCAAAGCCCGCCGAGGGCGCGCCCGACGGCTTCTCGCCGCTGGACCGTCTCGACGACCTGCTGCCGGTCTACGTCGAGCTGCTGAGCGCTCTGCGCGCCGCGGGGGCGGAGTGGGTGCAGCTGGACGAGCCCGCGCTGGTCAGCGAGACGCTCGATACGACCTCGGCTGACCTGGCGCGTGCCGCCGAGCGCGCGTATGCGGTACTCGGGGGTGCGACCGACCGCCCCCAGGTGCTGGTGGCGTCCGGGTATGCGCAGCTGTCGAACGAGAGCTGGCGTGCGCTGGCGGCGGCACCGATCGAGGCCATCGCCGTCGACCTCACCCGTGGCGGCGTGCCCGAACCGCTGCCGGGACTTCAGGCGAAGACGCTCGTGGGCGGTGTGATCGAGGGGCGCAACATCTGGCGCGGCGACCTCGAGCGCGCGTGGACGACGCTCGAGCGTCTGGGCGGTCTGGGGGCGGCAGGGGTCGCCGTGGGCACGTCGACGTCGCTGCAGCATGTTCCGCACGACGTGGCCGACGAGCCCGACCTCGACCCGCGTCTGGCGTCGTGGCTCGCATTCGCCGATCAGAAGGTGGATCAGGTTGCGATCCTCGCCCGGGGGCTTGTCACCGACCGTACGCAGATCGAGAACGAGCTGAACGCCGCCACGGCGGCACTGGCCGACCGCACCGCCGCCGACGGGGTGCGCGATGGAGCGGTGCGACCGCGCGCGGCCGCCCTCGACGCTACCGCGTTCACCCGCGGCCCGCAGGAGGAACGGGATGCCGCACAAGAGGCCCTGGGGCTGCCGCTGCTGCCGACCACCACGATCGGTTCGTTCCCGCAGACCGGCGAGATCCGTCGCGCCCGTGCCGCCCACGACCGCGGCGAGCTGTCCGCGGCCGATTACGAGGATGTGCTGCGTCTGGAGATCACCTCGGTGATCGGGCTTCAGGAGGAACTGGGGCTGGATGTCCTCGTGCACGGCGAGCCCGAGCGCAACGACATGGTGCAGTACTTCGCCGAGAACCTCGATGGGTTCGCGGTGACGCGCAACGGGTGGGTGCAGTCGTACGGGTCGCGTGCGACGCGTCCGTCGATCCTCTGGGGTGACGTGTCGCGACCGGCGCCGATCACTGTGCGTTGGTCGCAGTTCGCCCAGGACCTGAGCGAGAAGCCGGTCAAGGGCATGCTCACCGGCCCGGTCACCATCCTCGCCTGGTCGTTCGTGCGCGACGACCAGCCGCTGGCCACGACCGCCAACCAGGTCGCACTGGCCCTGCGCGATGAGATCGCCGACCTCGAGGCGGCGGGCATCCGCATCATCCAGGTCGACGAGCCGGCATTGCGCGAACTGCTGCCGCTGAAGAAGTCCGACCAGCCCGCGTATCTCGACTGGTCGGTCGCATCGTTCCGCCTGGCCACGGCGGGGGCGGATGCTGCGACCCAGGTGCACACGCATCTGTGTTACTCGGAGTTCGGCGTGGTCATCGACGCCATCTCGGCTCTGGATGCCGATGTCACCTCGATCGAGGCGGCCCGCAGCCGTGGCGAGGTCATCGCCGACATCGCCGAGTCGGGCTTCGCGCGGGGGATCGGGCCCGGCGTGTACGACATCCACTCTCCGCGTGTGCCGCAGGTCGATGAGATCGTCGATCTGCTCGAGCAGGCCGTCGCCGCACTCCCGGTGCGCCGGGTGTGGGTCAACCCCGACTGCGGTCTGAAGACGCGTGCCTACCCCGAGACGGTGGCGGCGCTGGGCAACCTCGTCGCCGCCGCCGAGCGAGTGCGTGAGGGGCGCCTCGTGCAGGTGTAA
- a CDS encoding methylenetetrahydrofolate reductase — protein MTLADDLQRTSPIVPFSFEVYPPRTPASTLALHDTLTRLAEAGPRFISVTYGAGGSTGGASLEVLRYLRTHTEVEPLAHLTCVGNTYTGAAGLIREFLDAGIRSFLALRGDPPVGAEEGDSFLGDLESAAQLVQLIDRVQAERAPYAEAGINGLPRAARVVPGEPVEIAVAAFPNGHPRSRHPREHIDALLAKQAAGATFAITQLFFHADDYLGFVDRCRAAGVTIPILPGIMPVTSPARLARVLALTGHEVPAELSIDLQIEPDPARQRAIGVAYAARLAAEVVAGGAPGVHLYAFNSHETVLAVLSEAGIPTTIQKETAR, from the coding sequence ATGACCCTCGCCGACGATCTGCAGCGCACCTCGCCGATCGTGCCGTTCTCGTTCGAGGTGTACCCGCCTCGCACGCCGGCGTCGACGCTCGCGTTGCACGACACGCTCACGCGGCTGGCCGAGGCCGGGCCCCGGTTCATCTCCGTGACCTACGGCGCCGGTGGCTCGACCGGAGGTGCCTCGCTGGAGGTCCTGCGGTACTTGCGCACGCACACCGAGGTCGAGCCTCTGGCGCACCTGACGTGCGTGGGCAACACTTATACGGGAGCGGCCGGACTTATCCGGGAGTTCCTGGATGCCGGCATCCGGAGTTTTCTCGCCCTGCGTGGCGACCCGCCCGTCGGTGCCGAAGAGGGCGACAGTTTTCTCGGCGACCTGGAATCGGCCGCGCAGCTCGTGCAGCTCATCGATCGGGTGCAGGCCGAGCGCGCGCCATATGCCGAAGCCGGCATCAACGGTCTGCCTCGCGCGGCCCGGGTTGTTCCCGGTGAGCCTGTCGAGATCGCCGTGGCCGCCTTTCCGAACGGCCATCCGCGCTCACGCCACCCGCGCGAGCACATCGATGCGCTGCTGGCCAAGCAGGCGGCCGGCGCCACCTTCGCCATCACGCAGCTGTTCTTCCACGCCGACGATTACCTCGGCTTCGTCGATCGCTGTCGCGCCGCCGGCGTGACGATCCCCATCCTGCCCGGCATCATGCCCGTCACCTCGCCGGCGCGGCTGGCCCGCGTGCTGGCGCTGACCGGTCACGAGGTGCCCGCCGAGCTGTCCATCGATCTGCAGATCGAGCCCGATCCGGCACGGCAGCGGGCTATCGGTGTCGCCTACGCCGCCCGCCTGGCCGCCGAGGTCGTGGCCGGCGGCGCCCCCGGCGTGCACCTGTATGCATTCAACAGCCATGAAACCGTCCTCGCCGTCTTGAGCGAGGCCGGAATCCCGACCACCATCCAGAAGGAGACCGCACGATGA